CAAAGAATGCAGCAGAGATTGCTGTGCTACTAAGGTTGAAGAGAATAAGACTCTTGGTGCAGTAAATAAGGATGCAGTAATAGCAGGAAGGATAGCATTGAGGGCAATGGCAAAGAATGGTAAGTTTGCTAATGGTAATGCTGGTAATGATTCAAAGGAAGGTATAAATAACGCAGCAATAAGTGCAGTAATTAAGATGTTAGATACACTTACAATATCAATAAGACATACTATTGATTCAGGATTTAATGAAGTTAAAGAAGTTATGAAAATTAATCCTAATTCTACTCCTGTGACTAGTGAAGATAGTACTTCTACTAAATAAATAAAATATAGGTAATTATTCATAAAAGATAAGTAAATTAAATAATAAAGACAATTAAGGAAAACACATTTCTTTGTAATAGTTGTTTTCCTTTTATTTTTATATATTCCCTTTGGTTAAATAGGGTAAAAGAGGTCGCATAATAATGAAAAAGTTTTTGTGCGATAATAGAAATGATTTTATTTGTGTTAATATTTTGTGTAGTGTTATAAGTGACAGTACCAGCTTCAATAGCTTCACCAATAGTCTCTGAGTATTTTATCCCTTTAGCATTTTCTCTTGCTTTCTCTAGATTGTTACTTACTGTCTTCCTAATTATTAAGTCAAGTATTCCTAATATCTTATTTGCTGAACTTCCAACGGCTGCTTTAACTGCTCCGGCAGATACATTAGGATTTACAGCTAAAGTAGGTACAAAAAAGGAAGATGTAGGGAAGTATTTTAACAGTCTAGGAGAAAAGATAGGTACATCATCAGCAGAATTAGAAGAGGCAACAAACAAAGTAACATCAGATATTGCTAAAGGTGGTGCATCAAAAAATCCAATTAGAGAAATAGTTAATTCAGCTAAGGGAGTTTTAGATACGTTAAAAGGATATTTAGAGTCATTAGGGCAGGTAGGTGATGCTAATCTAGTAGGTAAGGCGGTAACTAATAATAAAGGAGTAACAGTAGATGACAATTCAATAAAGAAAGCCCTTAAAGCATTGCAAGAAATAGTAAAAGTAGCAAAAGGAGAAAATATTTCAGAACCAAGATCGGGAAGTACAGCAGTAAAGTTAGGTGATGAGGATAATAAGGAAGGAGTTAAGATATTGTCTACAAATGAGGCTTCGGAAGCAGGAAGTGTATCTAAAGCAGTGTTAATACTATCATAAGTGTAAGTGGAGAAGAAATGCTGGCATCAATAGTGAAATCTACAGAAAATAGGGTTGTGGCTTTGACAGGTAATGCAACTTCAGGTACAACTCCATTGGAATTTGCAAAAGGAGAAACATCGGTTCACTTAGCAAATGCTTCAGATGCAAAAGCAGCAGCAGTATCAGGAGGAATAGCATTACGTTCATTGGTTAAAGACGGTAAATTGGCATCAGGAGCTCAAGATGGACAAGCAGGAGGAGATAAAGAAGTACAAAAAGTAGGGATAACCGCAGTAAATAAGTTATTGGGAGCAGTAGAGGAAATAGTGAAGAAGACAGTAAAGAGTGTTTTGGAGAAAGTAAAGGAAGAAGTAGATAAGGCAAGAGATCCAAAAGCAGTAGGTAAGTAGTAGAATTTAAATATAGTTGTTGAAATAATTAAATAAGAACCTTATTAAAGGGAGCAATAAAGCTCTCTTTTTTATTTGCGGTATTGTGTATGTTATATAGATAGTATTCATGTAAATCATCATTTGTTGACATTTTTGTTTGCTTCCTAAAGAAAAGCTATAAGAAAGCTAAAAAGAAAGAAAAAATAAGGAGGCGAAGAAAATGAAAATAGAAGAAATAAAAGGGAGAAGAGAAATAGAGAGAGAAATAGAGAGAGAAATAGAGAGAGTGAATAGAATGGAGAAGATAGGGAATAGAATGAGAATGAAGGGAATAATATTGATGATGATGATAGTGATGGGATGTAATAGTGGGGGAGTAGGAGAGAGTAAAGAGAGCGTTGAGAATAGATTTTTGAAGTCATTGGTGGGATTGAGTAATGAATTTTTAAATGTTTTCACATCATTTGGGGAAATGGTAGGGAGTGTATTGGGATTAAATTTAGATAGTAAGAAATCTGATGTAGGAAAGTATTTTAAGAAAGTTCAGGAGACTGTTCAAGGGACTAAGGATGGACTTTAATAAAATTGTTGCTGGTATGAAAAAAGAAGGGAATTCTAACGCTACAGCTACTGAGACTGCAGTAAATAAATTAGTTGCTGAAACTCTTGATAAAATAATTGCTGGGGCTAAAATTGCTAGTGAAGCTATTGGTGATGCTAGTGATCTAGTTGGTAATGTTGCGGATACTAATGGTGCTGGTGCTACTGGGATTGGAGTTGAGAATTTAGTTAAGGGAATTAGAGGTATAGTAGAAGTAGTGCTTAAAGACAAAGGAAATGCTGAAGCTGGGAATGATAAGAAGGCTAGTGATGGTTCTACTGCAAGAGCTGCTAATGGTGGAAATGATGAAGCAGGTAAATTATTTGTTGCTGCTAATGCTGTTGTTGGTGATGCTGCTAATGCAAAAAAAGTTGCAGCCGATGCTACTAAAGCAGTTGGAGCAGTGACTGGCGCTGATATATTGAAAGCTATGGTTAAGGATGGTATTGAAGGTGCTACTAATGCTGCTAAGGCTAATGCCAAGGATGGAACTATATCAGGAGCTATAGCATTGAGGGCTATGGCTAAGAATGGTAAATTTGCTGGTCCTAGTGCTGCTGATAATGATTATGCTCCTGCACTTAAAGGAGCAGCAACAAGTGCAGTAATTAAGGCATTAGATACATTAACAGTAGCAATAAGAAGTACTATTGATGAAGGACTTAAAACTATTAAAGAAGCAATGAAAATTAATATTAATGATATTCCTGTAGCATCTGACAAGAGTGATTCTGGTAGTTAAAATAGATAGTCAGAATTATATAGATAAATAATAAAATAAAAAAAATAAAGTCATAGGGGAAAGATACTAAGAGTTAAGCTTTTGGTATCTTTTATTTTATAGTGTGTTAAATAGAGATATATGACTTGATATGATTAATTTTATTATTTGTGGTTTCTTTAAAATGTTCTAATTAAAAATATTCGGTTTATTGTATGAAATTGTATAGGATAGATTTGCATAGTTGTAAAATTTTGTATAAAAATACAATGAATCATAAGAAGTAAGTTTTAACTTATATGAAATATCTTAGTTGTTTTAGGAGATTTAATGACACGCCCACTTGTAATATTAATTTAGCATGGTATAAAAATACATTAAAACTTCTAATGAAACTAAGATCTTACACGATAAGTATATATTAAAAATGTAGAAAAGTCTAGCAATAGTAAAATTTTGTTTTTTTAATGTAGATAATAGAAA
The window above is part of the Borrelia hispanica CRI genome. Proteins encoded here:
- a CDS encoding variable large family protein → MLFAELPTAALTAPADTLGFTAKVGTKKEDVGKYFNSLGEKIGTSSAELEEATNKVTSDIAKGGASKNPIREIVNSAKGVLDTLKGYLESLGQVGDANLVGKAVTNNKGVTVDDNSIKKALKALQEIVKVAKGENISEPRSGSTAVKLGDEDNKEGVKILSTNEASEAGSVSKAVLILS
- a CDS encoding variable large family protein, which translates into the protein MKSTENRVVALTGNATSGTTPLEFAKGETSVHLANASDAKAAAVSGGIALRSLVKDGKLASGAQDGQAGGDKEVQKVGITAVNKLLGAVEEIVKKTVKSVLEKVKEEVDKARDPKAVGK